A single genomic interval of Mobula hypostoma chromosome 7, sMobHyp1.1, whole genome shotgun sequence harbors:
- the LOC134348990 gene encoding protocadherin-20 isoform X2 has product MDRDLGRGTVHQTKVQGTLWCFSLVGFFLVSRSLASDLVYRVMEESPSGTLIGNLATDLKLGGSSESKVTYNLASQPVDGRFVDLDRDTGELRTSDSVLDRESLCPERPERECWLFLDVILLPANFFRLLKISVLVEDVNDNAPQFPAASIGVSVAENAEPGSRYPLEPPAEDRDPGANGVQSYRLAGAHDGFSLLTERAERGSPPVPWLVLEAALDRETRDLYQMVLVAEDGGSPRRSGTASLTVTVTDVNDNCPRFAESSLNLTLSSNTTVGSQVARLRATDPDLGYNARIVYSYADRVPASSARLFRLDSSSGTIQLAAPLPDGGPLLHRLTVLATGTGCSPVTAAVRLAVQPLQPLPPRVTPRYIALQSDGVVYLKESEPARTPIAFFTVTDAKHRPPPRCYLQGPGPFRLAPYLAFRNEYLLETSRRLDYELMPEYEVTVVAESADGLALKTRIRIVLLDENDNSPVFSQPVLNVAIEENQPAGSFLARLKAIDADSGVMGSVTYALAPGALPVFVLDKVSGVLSVSVPLDREEQEKYRIVVKAIDGGTPSRESTATVLLTVLDTNDNSPRFINKDFNFFVPEDYPSFSEIGVIGVVDADGGNNGWVALSILNGSDHFVIDTGKGNLMARAPLDREQQSSYILWVQATDGGEPALSAVAKVTVLLTDVNDNPPLVLFPQSNLSFLLVAPSTAPGSSIMEVYAVDKDTGMNAVIAYSIIGHRGPRPETFVIDTGTGCLQFQN; this is encoded by the exons ATGGATCGAGACTTGGGCCGGGGTACTGTCCACCAAACAAAGGTCCAG GGAACGCTCTGGTGTTTTTCTCTGGTGGGATTTTTTCTCGTGAGCCGCAGCTTGGCGTCTGACCTGGTCTACCGAGTGATGGAAGAGTCCCCGAGCGGAACGCTCATAGGCAACCTGGCCACCGACCTGAAGTTAGGAGGCTCGTCCGAGTCTAAAGTCACATACAACCTGGCATCGCAGCCCGTGGACGGGCGTTTCGTGGATCTGGACCGGGACACGGGAGAGCTGCGCACATCGGACTCGGTGCTGGACCGGGAGAGCCTGTGCCCCGAGCGGCCAGAGCGAGAGTGCTGGCTGTTCCTGGACGTTATCCTGCTGCCAGCTAATTTCTTCCGTTTGCTCAAGATCAGCGTCTTGGTGGAGGACGTCAACGACAACGCGCCGCAGTTCCCCGCCGCCAGCATCGGAGTCTCGGTGGCGGAGAACGCCGAGCCAGGTTCTCGCTACCCACTGGAGCCGCCGGCCGAGGACCGCGACCCGGGAGCCAACGGGGTCCAGAGTTACCGGTTGGCAGGTGCCCACGACGGCTTCTCGCTGCTCACCGAACGGGCGGAACGCGGCAGCCCGCCGGTGCCCTGGctcgtgctggaggcagccctgGACCGAGAGACTCGGGACCTCTACCAGATGGTGCTGGTGGCCGAGGACGGTGGCTCTCCCCGGCGCTCGGGTACCGCCAGCCTCACCGTCACCGTCACCGATGTCAACGACAACTGCCCCCGCTTCGCTGAGTCCAGCCTCAACCTCACCTTGAGCTCCAACACCACGGTGGGCAGCCAGGTAGCCCGACTCCGCGCCACCGATCCCGACCTGGGCTACAACGCCCGTATCGTCTACTCCTACGCGGACAGGGTGCCCGCCAGCTCGGCGCGACTCTTCCGCCTGGACAGCAGCTCAGGGACGATCCAGCTAGCCGCTCCACTGCCGGACGGCGGGCCGCTGCTGCACCGGCTCACCGTGCTGGCCACCGGCACCGGCTGCAGCCCGGTCACCGCCGCCGTGCGCCTGGCCGTGCAGCCACTGCAGCCGTTGCCGCCGCGGGTCACCCCGCGCTACATCGCCCTGCAGTCTGACGGCGTGGTATACCTGAAGGAGAGCGAGCCCGCCCGCACCCCTATTGCCTTCTTCACCGTGACGGACGCCAAGCACAGGCCGCCCCCTCGCTGCTACTTGCAGGGCCCGGGACCCTTCCGTCTGGCGCCCTACCTAGCCTTCCGCAACGAGTACCTGCTGGAGACCTCCCGCCGGCTGGACTACGAGCTCATGCCGGAGTACGAGGTGACGGTGGTGGCAGAGAGCGCCGACGGGCTCGCCCTCAAGACCCGCATCAGGATCGTCCTGCTCGATGAGAATGACAACTCGCCCGTCTTCAGCCAGCCAGTGCTCAACGTGGCCATCGAGGAGAACCAGCCCGCTGGCAGCTTCCTGGCTCGGCTGAAGGCCATCGACGCTGACAGCGGGGTTATGGGCAGTGTCACCTACGCCCTAGCTCCCGGGGCCCTCCCCGTCTTCGTCCTGGACAAGGTGAGCGGCGTGCTCTCCGTGTCGGTGCCCCTGGATCGCGAAGAACAGGAGAAGTACCGGATCGTCGTCAAGGCCATTGATGGCGGGACCCCGTCCCGGGAATCCACGGCCACCGTCCTCCTCACCGTACTAGACACCAATGATAACAGCCCCAGATTCATTAACAAGGACTTCAACTTCTTTGTGCCCGAAGACTACCCGAGCTTTAGTGAGATTGGCGTGATTGGTGTTGTTGATGCCGACGGTGGAAATAACGGCTGGGTGGCTCTGTCCATACTCAATGGCAGTGATCATTTTGTCATCGACACGGGCAAGGGGAATCTAATGGCCAGAGCGCCCCTGGACAGGGAACAACAGAGCTCCTACATTCTCTGGGTTCAGGCTACGGATGGAGGGGAGCCTGCTCTGTCTGCTGTAGCTAAGGTGACTGTTCTTCTAACGGATGTCAATGATAACCCACCCTTGGTCTTGTTCCCTCAGTCCAACCTCTCTTTTCTTCTGGTGGCTCCATCCACAGCCCCTGGCTCTTCCATTATGGAGGTGTATGCAGTTGATAAGGACACGGGGATGAATGCTGTCATTGCCTACAGCATCATTGGTCACAGAGGACCTCGTCCAGAGACTTTTGTCATTGACACAGGAACGG GTTGCCTTCAGTTCCAAAACTAA
- the LOC134348990 gene encoding protocadherin-20 isoform X1: MDRDLGRGTVHQTKVQGTLWCFSLVGFFLVSRSLASDLVYRVMEESPSGTLIGNLATDLKLGGSSESKVTYNLASQPVDGRFVDLDRDTGELRTSDSVLDRESLCPERPERECWLFLDVILLPANFFRLLKISVLVEDVNDNAPQFPAASIGVSVAENAEPGSRYPLEPPAEDRDPGANGVQSYRLAGAHDGFSLLTERAERGSPPVPWLVLEAALDRETRDLYQMVLVAEDGGSPRRSGTASLTVTVTDVNDNCPRFAESSLNLTLSSNTTVGSQVARLRATDPDLGYNARIVYSYADRVPASSARLFRLDSSSGTIQLAAPLPDGGPLLHRLTVLATGTGCSPVTAAVRLAVQPLQPLPPRVTPRYIALQSDGVVYLKESEPARTPIAFFTVTDAKHRPPPRCYLQGPGPFRLAPYLAFRNEYLLETSRRLDYELMPEYEVTVVAESADGLALKTRIRIVLLDENDNSPVFSQPVLNVAIEENQPAGSFLARLKAIDADSGVMGSVTYALAPGALPVFVLDKVSGVLSVSVPLDREEQEKYRIVVKAIDGGTPSRESTATVLLTVLDTNDNSPRFINKDFNFFVPEDYPSFSEIGVIGVVDADGGNNGWVALSILNGSDHFVIDTGKGNLMARAPLDREQQSSYILWVQATDGGEPALSAVAKVTVLLTDVNDNPPLVLFPQSNLSFLLVAPSTAPGSSIMEVYAVDKDTGMNAVIAYSIIGHRGPRPETFVIDTGTGNITLHGTLVKNDYGLYRLLVKVSDHGYPEPLHTTVIVNLFVNDTLSNESYIENLLRKEPDIRIEESVPETRTDPFQTEVDIFPCQTVLIALSGFCFGLLILVFALVCYISLRKRKHRRKNYSVTEVDIPLNKIASCTLEKKSVI; this comes from the exons ATGGATCGAGACTTGGGCCGGGGTACTGTCCACCAAACAAAGGTCCAG GGAACGCTCTGGTGTTTTTCTCTGGTGGGATTTTTTCTCGTGAGCCGCAGCTTGGCGTCTGACCTGGTCTACCGAGTGATGGAAGAGTCCCCGAGCGGAACGCTCATAGGCAACCTGGCCACCGACCTGAAGTTAGGAGGCTCGTCCGAGTCTAAAGTCACATACAACCTGGCATCGCAGCCCGTGGACGGGCGTTTCGTGGATCTGGACCGGGACACGGGAGAGCTGCGCACATCGGACTCGGTGCTGGACCGGGAGAGCCTGTGCCCCGAGCGGCCAGAGCGAGAGTGCTGGCTGTTCCTGGACGTTATCCTGCTGCCAGCTAATTTCTTCCGTTTGCTCAAGATCAGCGTCTTGGTGGAGGACGTCAACGACAACGCGCCGCAGTTCCCCGCCGCCAGCATCGGAGTCTCGGTGGCGGAGAACGCCGAGCCAGGTTCTCGCTACCCACTGGAGCCGCCGGCCGAGGACCGCGACCCGGGAGCCAACGGGGTCCAGAGTTACCGGTTGGCAGGTGCCCACGACGGCTTCTCGCTGCTCACCGAACGGGCGGAACGCGGCAGCCCGCCGGTGCCCTGGctcgtgctggaggcagccctgGACCGAGAGACTCGGGACCTCTACCAGATGGTGCTGGTGGCCGAGGACGGTGGCTCTCCCCGGCGCTCGGGTACCGCCAGCCTCACCGTCACCGTCACCGATGTCAACGACAACTGCCCCCGCTTCGCTGAGTCCAGCCTCAACCTCACCTTGAGCTCCAACACCACGGTGGGCAGCCAGGTAGCCCGACTCCGCGCCACCGATCCCGACCTGGGCTACAACGCCCGTATCGTCTACTCCTACGCGGACAGGGTGCCCGCCAGCTCGGCGCGACTCTTCCGCCTGGACAGCAGCTCAGGGACGATCCAGCTAGCCGCTCCACTGCCGGACGGCGGGCCGCTGCTGCACCGGCTCACCGTGCTGGCCACCGGCACCGGCTGCAGCCCGGTCACCGCCGCCGTGCGCCTGGCCGTGCAGCCACTGCAGCCGTTGCCGCCGCGGGTCACCCCGCGCTACATCGCCCTGCAGTCTGACGGCGTGGTATACCTGAAGGAGAGCGAGCCCGCCCGCACCCCTATTGCCTTCTTCACCGTGACGGACGCCAAGCACAGGCCGCCCCCTCGCTGCTACTTGCAGGGCCCGGGACCCTTCCGTCTGGCGCCCTACCTAGCCTTCCGCAACGAGTACCTGCTGGAGACCTCCCGCCGGCTGGACTACGAGCTCATGCCGGAGTACGAGGTGACGGTGGTGGCAGAGAGCGCCGACGGGCTCGCCCTCAAGACCCGCATCAGGATCGTCCTGCTCGATGAGAATGACAACTCGCCCGTCTTCAGCCAGCCAGTGCTCAACGTGGCCATCGAGGAGAACCAGCCCGCTGGCAGCTTCCTGGCTCGGCTGAAGGCCATCGACGCTGACAGCGGGGTTATGGGCAGTGTCACCTACGCCCTAGCTCCCGGGGCCCTCCCCGTCTTCGTCCTGGACAAGGTGAGCGGCGTGCTCTCCGTGTCGGTGCCCCTGGATCGCGAAGAACAGGAGAAGTACCGGATCGTCGTCAAGGCCATTGATGGCGGGACCCCGTCCCGGGAATCCACGGCCACCGTCCTCCTCACCGTACTAGACACCAATGATAACAGCCCCAGATTCATTAACAAGGACTTCAACTTCTTTGTGCCCGAAGACTACCCGAGCTTTAGTGAGATTGGCGTGATTGGTGTTGTTGATGCCGACGGTGGAAATAACGGCTGGGTGGCTCTGTCCATACTCAATGGCAGTGATCATTTTGTCATCGACACGGGCAAGGGGAATCTAATGGCCAGAGCGCCCCTGGACAGGGAACAACAGAGCTCCTACATTCTCTGGGTTCAGGCTACGGATGGAGGGGAGCCTGCTCTGTCTGCTGTAGCTAAGGTGACTGTTCTTCTAACGGATGTCAATGATAACCCACCCTTGGTCTTGTTCCCTCAGTCCAACCTCTCTTTTCTTCTGGTGGCTCCATCCACAGCCCCTGGCTCTTCCATTATGGAGGTGTATGCAGTTGATAAGGACACGGGGATGAATGCTGTCATTGCCTACAGCATCATTGGTCACAGAGGACCTCGTCCAGAGACTTTTGTCATTGACACAGGAACGGGTAACATCACCTTGCACGGGACTTTGGTGAAGAATGACTATGGACTGTATAGACTTCTGGTCAAAGTCAGCGACCATGGTTACCCAGAGCCACTCCACACCACAGTTATAGTCAATCTCTTTGTCAACGATACATTAAGCAATGAGAGTTACATAGAAAACCTGCTGAGGAAGGAGCCTGACATCAGGATTGAGGAAAGcgtaccagagaccaggactgacCCTTTTCAAACCGAAGTTGACATATTTCCATGCCAGACTGTGTTGATAGCTCTGTCTGGTTTTTGCTTTGGCCTTCTCATCTTAGTGTTTGCTTTGGTGTGCTACATCTCACTTAGAAAAAGGAAGCACAGACGTAAAAATTACAGTGTTACTGAAGTTGATATCCCATTAAACAAAATTGCTTCATGTACATTAGAGAAGAAATCAGTGATTTAG